One Tenebrio molitor chromosome 2, icTenMoli1.1, whole genome shotgun sequence genomic region harbors:
- the LOC138124851 gene encoding uncharacterized protein: protein MSSASDIKNQLTEVLNSTARKLNLKKFSLKLNLNALKGDGFLGDFYKVSIIDDETKKKYDLAVKKAPTEKIRREESRIDLAYENEIFFYSVICPAFRKFEEDHGISKPFDSVPEYFVSDGQLGKEIIVLKDITKEGFVLREKDLLLDDDHARLIFKTYGHFHAISFCLKDQKPEEFSRLTKSLKNIWNEVFQKGSFVNIITSHVELAYKALDPKEHAEIMVKLKKYIENSKEILYESINYSGKYYGILHGDCWSNNMMFKYQDPQNYSEVEEMNLLDFQLGMVGTPVCDLSYFFYTGGSKQLFDQLEDYLNIYHESFCTAAKNLGSDPEKLLPREALTRDWKIHSRFGLLLSLLLTKVKLISKEDAIGMINTANEKTEHDNGDQFMDVKYNEILYKKRVQDILTHFHETDIL from the exons ATGAGCAGTGCTAGTGATATTAAAAACCAACTTACTGAAGTGCTCAATAGCACCGCCAGAaagcttaatttaaaaaaattctctctAAAACTAAACCTGAACGCTTTGAAAGGAGATGGATTTCTCGGTGATTTTTACAAAGTGTCCATTATAGATGACGAAACAAAGAAGAAATACGATTTAGCTGTTAAGAAAGCACCAACGGAGAAAATAAGGAGAGAAGAAAGCCGCATAGACTTGgcttatgaaaatgaaatatttttctattcgGTAATCTGTCCCGCCTTTAGGAAATTTGAAGAAGATCATGGCATATCGAAACCTTTCGATTCTGTTCCCGAATACTTCGTCAGTGATGGTCAACTGGGAAAAGAAATTATAGTGCTCAAAGATATCACAAAAGAAGGATTTGTATTAAGGGAAAAAGATTTGTTGTTGGACGACGACCACGCAAGGCTTATATTTAAAACTTACGGTCATTTTCACGCCATATCATTTTGCTTGAAAGATCAGAAACCTGAAGAATTTTCAAGGTTGACTAAATCGCTTAAGAACATTTGGAatgaagtttttcaaaaaggTAGTTTTGTTAATATAATCACAAGTCATGTCGAACTCGCGTACAAAGCGTTGGATCCTAAAGAGCATGCTGAAATAATGGTAAAGCTTAAAAAATACATCGAAAACAGTAAAGAAATACTTTATGAAAGTATAAATTATAGTGGAAAATATTACGGAATCCTTCACGGAGACTGTTGGTCTAACAACATGATGTTTAAATATCAG GATCCACAAAATTATTCTGAAGTGGAAGAAATGAATTTATTAGATTTTCAACTTGGTATGGTTGGAACTCCCGTTTGTGACCTGTCCTACTTCTTTTATACTGGGGGTTCAAAACAACTCTTCGACCAATTAGAAGATTACCTTAACATTTACCATGAAAGCTTTTGCACTGCTGCAAAGAACTTGGGCAGTGATCCAGAGAAGCTACTTCCTAGAGAAGCTTTAACTCGCGATTGGAAAATCCACTCAAGATTTGGATTGCTGTTATCTCTTCTTCTAACAAAAGTTAAATTAATAAGTAAAGAAGATGCCATAGGTATGATAAATACTGCAAACGAAAAAACGGAACATGACAATGGAGATCAGTTCATGGATGTGAAATATAATGAAATATTATACAAGAAGAGAGTCCAAGACATTTTGACACATTTTCATGAAACagatattttgtaa
- the LOC138124846 gene encoding probable cytochrome P450 6a14, whose amino-acid sequence MTLITSSLVYDVIGLSVAAVVVFVTYFKWKFNYWNKIGLPTLNPTIPFGDTRGVILGETTFGEQFEKIYNTFKAKGVKHGGAYMGSRPFYIPVDPEIVKCIMQKDFSHFVNHGVYVDEKNDPLSAHLFGLEDAKWRNMRVKLTPTFTSGKMKMMFQTLADCTVGLKDVMDDSATNHLPVDIKDILGRFTTDIIGSVAFGLECNSLKDPNAQFRKYGKLVFDAGRWDRFKGLIGFTFPRGILRLLKFKTTKPEVEKFFMKAVKDTVDYREKNHIYRKDFMHLLLQLKNRGMVKDDEKITDEHGTSAEKALTMNELSAQAFVFFLAGFETSSTTMTFALYELATNPDVQDKLRNEINEVLAKHNDKVTYDAMMEMSYMENVLNETLRKYPPVPLLNRQCNKDYIVPNTNILIEKGVHVGISALGLHNDPEYYPNPQVFDPDRFSEENKNSRPGFTWLPFGEGPRACIGLRFGMLQSKVGLTTLLKNYKIKVSNRTKVPLTMEKNSFITTAEGGIWLDVEKLN is encoded by the exons ATGACTTTAATCACGAGTAGTCTCGTTTACGACGTAATAGGCCTATCAGTGGCCGCCGTAGTCGTATTTGTTACATACTTCAAATGGAAGTTTAATTATTGGAACAAAATCGGTTTACCAACATTAAATCCGACAATTCCTTTTGGCGACACCAGAGGCGTGATACTCGGAGAAACTACATTCGGAgagcaatttgaaaaaatctacAATACCTTCAAGGCAAAAGGGGTAAAACATGGCGGGGCCTATATGGGATCCCGACCATTCTACATACCCGTAGATCCGGAAATTGTGAAATGCATCATGCAGAAAGATTTTTCGCACTTCGTAAATCACGGCGTTTACGTAGACGAAAAAAACGACCCCCTCAGTGCCCATCTGTTTGGTTTGGAAGATGCAAAATGGAGAAACATGAGAGTCAAACTGACACCGACATTCACTTCTGGTAAAATGAAGATGATGTTTCAAACATTGGCCGATTGTACCGTAGGCTTGAAAGACGTAATGGACGACTCGGCGACCAATCATCTGCCAGTCGACATTAAAGATATTTTGGGTCGTTTCACAACCGACATCATCGGTTCCGTTGCTTTCGGACTAGAATGCAACAGTCTTAAAGATCCGAACGCCCAATTCAGAAAATATGGTAAACTTGTATTTGACGCGGGCAGATGGGACCGCTTCAAAGGACTCATTGGTTTTACTTTTCCCCGAGGTATACTAAGATTGCTAAAATTCAAAACGACAAAACCAGAAGTCgaaaaattctttatgaaaGCAGTCAAAGATACGGTAGATTATCGTGAGAAAAACCACATTTACAGAAAAGACTTTATGCACTTGCTTCTACAACTGAAGAATCGAGGTATGGTAAAAGACGACGAGAAAATAACCGACGAACATGGAACAAGTGCCGAAAAAGCTCTAACAATGAACGAACTGTCGGCACAAGCTTTTGTATTCTTCTTGGCAGGATTTGAAACTTCTTCGACTACCATGACTTTTGCATTGTACGAATTGGCCACAAATCCAGACGTACAAGATAAATTAAGGAATGAAATCAACGAGGTTTTAGCTAAACACAACGACAAAGTAACTTATGACGCTATGATGGAAATGAGTTATATGGAAAATGTACTGAACG aAACTTTGAGAAAATACCCCCCAGTACCACTGTTGAATAGACAATGTAACAAAGACTATATAGTTCCAAATACAAACATACTCATCGAAAAAGGAGTTCACGTGGGCATTTCAGCTCTAGGTTTGCACAACGATCCGGAATATTATCCGAATCCGCAAGTTTTCGATCCTGACCGGTTTTccgaagaaaataaaaactctcGACCTGGGTTCACATGGCTTCCATTCGGTGAAGGACCAAGAGCGTGCATCG GTCTAAGGTTTGGGATGCTTCAAAGTAAAGTAGGACTAACGACGCTATTAAAAAACTATAAAATCAAAGTGAGCAACAGGACTAAGGTTCCTTTgacaatggaaaaaaattctttcattACAACAGCAGAAGGAGGCATCTGGCTTGACGTTGAAAAGTTAAATTAA
- the LOC138124845 gene encoding probable cytochrome P450 6a14 isoform X1 has product MAIFTGSFIIDFATLLTTLVVVTIAYFKWKLTFWDKVGLPTLNPVLFFGDAKNLFLGKTSMAEHFSGLYMQFKAKGLKHGGSYFGPKPFYIPTDPELIKHIMQVDFSHFVNHGSYVDEENDPLSAHLFSLEDAKWRNMRVKLTPTFTSGKMKMMFQTLADCTVGLTELIDDSVVKNEPVDIREVLGRFSTDIIGSVAFGIECNSLKDPNSLFRKYGKKVFDVSTWEKTKGFVQFFFPRRILKAIKFKITNAEVEKFFMKIVEDTVNYREQNNIYRKDFIHLLLQLKNRGSVTDDEKITDENEKNQEPALTMNELAAQCFVFFVAGFETSSTTVTFALYELATNPDIQEKLRQEVNSVLSKYDNQLTYDGIKEMTYMDQILHETLRKYPPLSILLRQCTKDYIVPHTNIVITKGTDVAISAWGLHRDPEYYPNPEIFDPERFSEENTKARRPFTWLPFGEGPRLCIGLRFGIMQSKVGLTALLKNYRISLNKKTKVPLVISKNSFITAVKGSIWLDVEKIK; this is encoded by the exons ATGGCGATATTTACCGGCAGTTTCATTATTGACTTTGCCACTCTTCTTACAACACTTGTGGTGGTAACAATTGCATACTTTAAATGGAAACTAACCTTCTGGGACAAAGTGGGACTACCGACACTAAATCCCGTGCTCTTTTTCGGAGAtgccaaaaatttatttttgggcAAAACCAGCATGGCTGAACACTTTTCCGGTCTGTACATGCAATTCAAAGCGAAAGGTTTAAAACATGGCGGGAGTTACTTCGGTCCCAAACCGTTCTACATTCCCACGGATCCTGAACTAATCAAACATATAATGCAGGTAGATTTTTCGCATTTCGTCAATCACGGTAGTTACGTAGACGAAGAAAATGACCCCCTTAGCGCCCACTTGTTCAGCTTGGAAGATGCCAAATGGAGAAATATGAGAGTAAAACTGACGCCCACCTTCACTTCGGGAAAAATGAAGATGATGTTTCAAACTTTAGCCGATTGCACTGTCGGTTTAACGGAGCTAATAGATGACAGTGTCGTCAAGAACGAACCCGTGGATATCAGAGAGGTTTTAGGACGATTCTCGACGGACATCATTGGCTCGGTTGCTTTTGGCATCGAATGCAACAGTTTGAAAGATCCGAATTCGTTGTTCAGAAAATACGGCAAAAAAGTATTTGACGTGTCCACTTGGGAAAAAACGAAGGGTTTCGTGCAGTTCTTTTTCCCTCGTAGAATattaaaagcaataaaatttaaaataacaaatgcTGAAGTGGAAAAGTTCTTCATGAAGATTGTTGAAGATACTGTAAATTACCGAGAACAAAACAACATATACAGAAAAGATTTTATTCATCTGCTTTTGCAACTGAAAAACAGAGGTTCTGTTACTGATGATGAAAAGATAACGgatgaaaacgaaaaaaatcaagaacCAGCTCTCACCATGAACGAGCTCGCCGCCCAATGTTTCGTATTCTTTGTTGCTGGATTCGAAACGTCGTCTACAACCGTGACTTTTGCACTCTACGAATTGGCCACAAATCCTGATatacaagaaaaattaagaCAAGAGGTCAATTCGGTACTATCTAAATACGACAATCAATTAACGTATGACGGAATTAAAGAAATGACTTACATGGACCAAATTCTACACG AGACGCTAAGAAAGTATCCACCGCTCTCGATCTTATTGAGACAATGTACCAAAGATTACATCGTCCCTCACACaaatattgttataacaaaAGGAACAGATGTTGCGATTTCCGCTTGGGGTTTGCACCGAGATCCCGAATATTACCCAAATCCAGAAATATTTGATCCTGAACGATTCTCTGAAGAAAATACGAAGGCAAGACGACCTTTCACATGGCTTCCGTTCGGAGAAGGACCGAGACTGTGTATTG GTTTACGGTTTGGAATAATGCAGAGCAAAGTGGGACTAACAGCTTTACTAAAAAATTACAGGATAAGCTTGAACAAGAAAACCAAAGTTCCCCTCGTGATTAGCAAGAACAGTTTCATCACAGCGGTAAAAGGTAGTATTTGGCTtgatgtagaaaaaataaagtaa
- the LOC138124845 gene encoding cytochrome P450 6a2-like isoform X2 has protein sequence MAEHFSGLYMQFKAKGLKHGGSYFGPKPFYIPTDPELIKHIMQVDFSHFVNHGSYVDEENDPLSAHLFSLEDAKWRNMRVKLTPTFTSGKMKMMFQTLADCTVGLTELIDDSVVKNEPVDIREVLGRFSTDIIGSVAFGIECNSLKDPNSLFRKYGKKVFDVSTWEKTKGFVQFFFPRRILKAIKFKITNAEVEKFFMKIVEDTVNYREQNNIYRKDFIHLLLQLKNRGSVTDDEKITDENEKNQEPALTMNELAAQCFVFFVAGFETSSTTVTFALYELATNPDIQEKLRQEVNSVLSKYDNQLTYDGIKEMTYMDQILHETLRKYPPLSILLRQCTKDYIVPHTNIVITKGTDVAISAWGLHRDPEYYPNPEIFDPERFSEENTKARRPFTWLPFGEGPRLCIGLRFGIMQSKVGLTALLKNYRISLNKKTKVPLVISKNSFITAVKGSIWLDVEKIK, from the exons ATGGCTGAACACTTTTCCGGTCTGTACATGCAATTCAAAGCGAAAGGTTTAAAACATGGCGGGAGTTACTTCGGTCCCAAACCGTTCTACATTCCCACGGATCCTGAACTAATCAAACATATAATGCAGGTAGATTTTTCGCATTTCGTCAATCACGGTAGTTACGTAGACGAAGAAAATGACCCCCTTAGCGCCCACTTGTTCAGCTTGGAAGATGCCAAATGGAGAAATATGAGAGTAAAACTGACGCCCACCTTCACTTCGGGAAAAATGAAGATGATGTTTCAAACTTTAGCCGATTGCACTGTCGGTTTAACGGAGCTAATAGATGACAGTGTCGTCAAGAACGAACCCGTGGATATCAGAGAGGTTTTAGGACGATTCTCGACGGACATCATTGGCTCGGTTGCTTTTGGCATCGAATGCAACAGTTTGAAAGATCCGAATTCGTTGTTCAGAAAATACGGCAAAAAAGTATTTGACGTGTCCACTTGGGAAAAAACGAAGGGTTTCGTGCAGTTCTTTTTCCCTCGTAGAATattaaaagcaataaaatttaaaataacaaatgcTGAAGTGGAAAAGTTCTTCATGAAGATTGTTGAAGATACTGTAAATTACCGAGAACAAAACAACATATACAGAAAAGATTTTATTCATCTGCTTTTGCAACTGAAAAACAGAGGTTCTGTTACTGATGATGAAAAGATAACGgatgaaaacgaaaaaaatcaagaacCAGCTCTCACCATGAACGAGCTCGCCGCCCAATGTTTCGTATTCTTTGTTGCTGGATTCGAAACGTCGTCTACAACCGTGACTTTTGCACTCTACGAATTGGCCACAAATCCTGATatacaagaaaaattaagaCAAGAGGTCAATTCGGTACTATCTAAATACGACAATCAATTAACGTATGACGGAATTAAAGAAATGACTTACATGGACCAAATTCTACACG AGACGCTAAGAAAGTATCCACCGCTCTCGATCTTATTGAGACAATGTACCAAAGATTACATCGTCCCTCACACaaatattgttataacaaaAGGAACAGATGTTGCGATTTCCGCTTGGGGTTTGCACCGAGATCCCGAATATTACCCAAATCCAGAAATATTTGATCCTGAACGATTCTCTGAAGAAAATACGAAGGCAAGACGACCTTTCACATGGCTTCCGTTCGGAGAAGGACCGAGACTGTGTATTG GTTTACGGTTTGGAATAATGCAGAGCAAAGTGGGACTAACAGCTTTACTAAAAAATTACAGGATAAGCTTGAACAAGAAAACCAAAGTTCCCCTCGTGATTAGCAAGAACAGTTTCATCACAGCGGTAAAAGGTAGTATTTGGCTtgatgtagaaaaaataaagtaa